One Cellulomonas soli DNA window includes the following coding sequences:
- a CDS encoding transketolase family protein: MSTTALPVPPARTLHDCRDAWAATLIEVAEADPRVVAVVNDSVGSSKLGGFQERFPERTVNVGIAEQDMVGVAAGLANGGKVPFVSAAGCFLTARAMEQIKVDAAYSGYNITLVGQSPGMAYGELGPTHHSIEDLAWLRTIPGMTVVVPADPAETAQAVRWAAAHDGPVYLRISRMGVPDVYPEGYQFVPGRAVTLREGTDVTLIATGTTVSRALDAADLLAARGVQARVLSMPTIKPLDVEAVVAAARETGAIVTVEEALVTGLGGAVAETVVQHHPVPVRFVGMRDEFAITGSAEWLLDHYGISAAGVADTASDLLGR; this comes from the coding sequence GTGAGCACCACGGCACTCCCGGTACCCCCGGCGCGCACGCTGCACGACTGCCGCGACGCGTGGGCCGCGACCCTGATCGAGGTCGCCGAGGCCGACCCGAGGGTCGTCGCGGTCGTCAACGACTCGGTGGGCTCCAGCAAGCTCGGCGGCTTCCAGGAGCGGTTCCCCGAGCGCACGGTCAACGTCGGCATCGCCGAGCAGGACATGGTCGGCGTGGCCGCCGGTCTGGCCAACGGCGGCAAGGTGCCGTTCGTCTCGGCGGCCGGCTGCTTCCTGACCGCCCGCGCGATGGAGCAGATCAAGGTCGACGCTGCGTACTCCGGGTACAACATCACGCTGGTCGGGCAGTCGCCCGGCATGGCGTACGGCGAGCTCGGCCCGACGCACCACTCGATCGAGGACCTGGCGTGGCTGCGCACGATCCCCGGCATGACGGTGGTGGTCCCGGCCGACCCGGCCGAGACGGCCCAGGCCGTGCGGTGGGCCGCGGCGCACGACGGCCCGGTGTACCTGCGGATCTCCCGCATGGGCGTGCCGGACGTCTACCCGGAGGGGTACCAGTTCGTGCCCGGCCGGGCGGTCACGCTGCGCGAGGGCACCGACGTCACGCTGATCGCCACGGGCACGACGGTCTCCCGCGCGCTCGACGCCGCCGACCTGCTCGCCGCGCGCGGTGTGCAGGCCCGGGTGCTGTCGATGCCGACGATCAAGCCGCTCGACGTGGAGGCCGTCGTGGCCGCCGCGCGCGAGACCGGCGCGATCGTCACGGTCGAGGAGGCCCTGGTCACCGGCCTGGGCGGCGCGGTCGCCGAGACGGTCGTGCAGCACCACCCGGTGCCCGTCCGGTTCGTCGGGATGCGCGACGAGTTCGCGATCACCGGCTCGGCCGAGTGGCTGCTCGACCACTACGGCATCAGCGCGGCCGGCGTGGCCGACACGGCCTCGGACCTGCTCGGACGCTGA
- a CDS encoding sugar phosphate isomerase/epimerase family protein, giving the protein MSELPRFGAGLWHFASYVDRYAVDGYAPPLSTLEQIALAGTVEDLSVVDVPYPFTPGVTVDQVKSALAEAGLSCIGVTPEIYLRKFGKGAFTNPDPQVRAEAMELLHEASGVAKELGADYVKIWPGQDGWDYPFQVNHHDLWKLAVDGMKELASAHPDQRFVIEYKPREPRVKMTWDSAARSILGIQQTGCDNIGVLLDFGHSLYGGESPADAAQLLIDHGLLWGMDVNDNLRGWDDDLMVGSVHLTEIFEYFYTLKINGWEGVWQLDQFPFREDTVETARASIRLLKALHRALDTLDIPALREAQARQDAIGAQRLVQDALLSCMGGGR; this is encoded by the coding sequence ATGTCTGAGCTGCCCCGCTTCGGTGCCGGCCTGTGGCACTTCGCGTCCTACGTGGACCGCTACGCCGTCGACGGCTACGCGCCGCCGCTGTCCACGCTCGAGCAGATCGCGCTCGCCGGGACGGTCGAGGACCTCTCGGTCGTCGACGTGCCGTACCCGTTCACCCCGGGCGTCACGGTCGACCAGGTCAAGAGCGCCCTGGCCGAGGCCGGGCTGTCGTGCATCGGCGTGACCCCCGAGATCTACCTGCGCAAGTTCGGCAAGGGCGCGTTCACCAACCCCGACCCGCAGGTGCGGGCCGAGGCGATGGAGCTGCTGCACGAGGCGAGCGGCGTGGCCAAGGAGCTCGGCGCCGACTACGTGAAGATCTGGCCCGGCCAGGACGGCTGGGACTACCCGTTCCAGGTCAACCACCACGACCTGTGGAAGCTCGCCGTCGACGGCATGAAAGAGCTCGCCTCCGCGCACCCCGACCAGAGGTTCGTCATCGAGTACAAGCCGCGTGAGCCCCGCGTGAAGATGACCTGGGACTCCGCCGCCCGCTCGATCCTGGGCATCCAGCAGACCGGCTGCGACAACATCGGTGTGCTGCTCGACTTCGGCCACTCGCTGTACGGCGGGGAGTCGCCGGCCGACGCGGCCCAGCTGCTCATCGACCACGGGCTGCTGTGGGGCATGGACGTCAACGACAACCTGCGCGGTTGGGACGACGACCTCATGGTCGGCTCGGTGCACCTGACCGAGATCTTCGAGTACTTCTACACGCTCAAGATCAACGGCTGGGAGGGTGTCTGGCAGCTCGACCAGTTCCCGTTCCGTGAGGACACCGTCGAGACGGCCCGCGCCTCGATCCGGCTCCTCAAGGCGCTGCACCGGGCGCTCGACACGCTCGACATCCCGGCGCTGCGCGAGGCGCAGGCCCGGCAGGACGCCATCGGTGCCCAGCGGCTCGTCCAGGACGCGCTGCTGTCGTGCATGGGCGGTGGGCGATGA
- a CDS encoding FGGY family carbohydrate kinase, which translates to MTDVVVAIDQGTTNTKAVAVDPTGAVLARASAPVGVRHGDHGHVEQDPAQIWRTVQQVVVDCLAGTPDLHPVGVALSTQRESVVAWDRRDGRPLGPVLSWQDVRTADDCRRLLDDPRAALVPARTGLPLDPMFSAPKLHRLLADAAEAGSDVTHAAVGTIDSWLLWNLTGGAEHVVEAGNASRTLLLDLDLGRSASPSPSSDRLGWDAELADLFAVPQAALPRIAASTGPFGTVAGDGPLRGLPVLAVLADSHAALLGHGATGPGTVKATYGTGSSVMRPWATPDAVRTGVSTTLAWLTDRPTYALEGNIRYSGAALDWAASLLGLTGGAALGELAATVPDAGGVTLVPAFGGLGAPHWDADAVGLLTGLTGGTTPAHVARAAFEAVAWQVADVVAAMSPDGAPSPDLLVADGGASASALLMQLQADALGCEVVTSRHPELSALGVAGLAGQALGWDPALRADPHAGGTRYAPSIGSDERAARRARWDAALHRSRGPQADRDPSTSRTS; encoded by the coding sequence GTGACCGACGTCGTCGTCGCGATCGACCAGGGCACGACCAACACCAAGGCGGTCGCCGTCGACCCCACCGGTGCCGTGCTCGCCCGCGCCTCCGCCCCCGTCGGCGTGCGCCACGGCGACCACGGGCACGTCGAGCAGGACCCGGCGCAGATCTGGCGCACGGTGCAGCAGGTCGTCGTCGACTGCCTCGCCGGGACGCCCGACCTGCACCCCGTCGGCGTCGCGCTGTCCACGCAGCGCGAGTCCGTCGTCGCCTGGGACCGCCGCGACGGGCGCCCGCTCGGACCCGTGCTCAGCTGGCAGGACGTGCGCACCGCGGACGACTGCCGGCGGCTGCTCGACGACCCGCGCGCCGCGCTCGTGCCCGCCCGCACCGGGCTGCCGCTCGACCCGATGTTCTCCGCACCGAAGCTGCACCGGCTGCTCGCCGACGCCGCCGAGGCCGGGTCCGACGTCACGCACGCCGCCGTCGGCACGATCGACTCCTGGCTGCTGTGGAACCTCACGGGCGGCGCCGAGCACGTCGTCGAGGCCGGCAACGCCTCCCGCACGCTGCTGCTCGACCTCGACCTCGGCCGCAGCGCCAGCCCCAGCCCCAGCAGCGACAGGCTCGGCTGGGACGCCGAGCTCGCCGACCTGTTCGCGGTGCCGCAGGCCGCGCTGCCGCGCATCGCCGCCTCGACCGGGCCGTTCGGCACCGTGGCCGGCGACGGCCCCCTGCGGGGCCTGCCGGTGCTCGCGGTGCTCGCCGACTCGCACGCCGCCCTGCTCGGGCACGGCGCCACCGGCCCCGGCACGGTCAAGGCGACCTACGGCACCGGCTCGTCCGTCATGCGCCCCTGGGCCACGCCCGACGCGGTCCGCACGGGCGTCTCCACCACGCTCGCCTGGCTCACCGACCGGCCCACGTACGCGCTCGAGGGCAACATCCGCTACTCCGGCGCCGCGCTCGACTGGGCCGCCTCGCTACTCGGGCTGACCGGTGGCGCCGCGCTCGGCGAGCTCGCAGCGACCGTCCCCGACGCCGGCGGCGTCACGCTCGTGCCCGCGTTCGGCGGGCTGGGCGCGCCGCACTGGGACGCCGACGCGGTCGGCCTGCTCACCGGTCTGACCGGTGGCACCACCCCGGCGCACGTGGCCCGCGCGGCCTTCGAGGCCGTGGCCTGGCAGGTCGCCGACGTCGTGGCCGCCATGAGCCCCGACGGTGCTCCCTCCCCCGACCTGCTCGTCGCCGACGGCGGGGCGAGCGCCAGCGCGCTGCTCATGCAGCTGCAGGCCGACGCGCTCGGCTGCGAGGTCGTCACCTCGCGGCACCCCGAGCTGTCGGCCCTCGGCGTGGCCGGGCTCGCGGGCCAGGCGCTCGGCTGGGACCCCGCCCTGCGCGCCGACCCGCACGCCGGCGGAACCCGGTACGCGCCCTCGATCGGCTCCGACGAGCGCGCCGCCCGGCGAGCCCGCTGGGACGCCGCCCTCCACCGGTCCCGCGGCCCGCAGGCCGACCGGGACCCCTCGACCTCACGCACGTCCTGA
- a CDS encoding family 78 glycoside hydrolase catalytic domain, translating into MVLSSPAAPVHVRFEHHEAGALGIGEHSPRLSWYVPDAPEGYEQARYQVEGEVMSADGSSRAVHAVVDSREQVLVPWPSAPLRSRDAVRLRVRVEGDGEDGAWSPWSGWATAEVGLLDATDWVARMVGPAEPEPTGAADEAAAGRRRPPLVRTELSVDQPVRSARLYVTAHGLVEVEIDGARVGRDELVPGWTSYTHRLRYLTYDVTDLLGAAGPHAIGARLADGWYRGHIGFEGGTHDNFGSDIGLLAQLELVLADGTRQTFATGPGWRTSVGELVSTGLYEGEHHDERLAVPGWSRPGFDDTAWAPVQVTEIDLATLAAPDGAPVRCTDELRPVSVDRRPDGRLLLDFGQNHAGRLRIRPHGPAGTTIRLRHAEVLEDGELCTRPLRGAAATDVLVLGQDGPHEWEPRFTIHGYRYAEITGWVGELGPDDVVSRVLHTDMERTGWFRCSEPDVERLHENVVWSLRSNFVDIPTDCPQRDERLGWTGDIQVFTPTASFLYDTAGMLAEWLRSVSAEQQRYGTVPWYVPFIPGGHWWDPTKPGAVWGDVATLTPWALHERFADRDLLARQYPSAKAWVEQVEGLAGPGRVWDQNLQLGDWLDPTAPPENPLQARTDPHLVATAYFARSARVLARSAAVLGLEEDAVRFDRLADEVRDAFAARYVDADGHVAGDTQTGHALALVFDLLPDERARAAAATRLAGLVEESGGTIATGFAGTPVVCDALSAGGAVTSAYRLLLERRCPSWLYPVTMGATTTWERWDSLLPDGTVNPGDMTSFNHYALGAVADWLHRVVAGLAPDAPGYRRIRVAPRPGGGLTHAGATHLTPYGTASVDWRVSAGRFVLTAVVPVGTTAVLDLPGQAPRTLGHGEHTVELPAEAVVASGVSEGEASRSGLA; encoded by the coding sequence ATGGTTCTCTCGTCCCCGGCGGCTCCCGTCCACGTGCGCTTCGAGCACCACGAAGCCGGAGCCCTCGGCATCGGGGAGCACAGCCCCCGCCTGTCCTGGTACGTCCCCGACGCCCCCGAGGGGTACGAGCAGGCGCGCTACCAGGTCGAGGGCGAGGTCATGTCCGCCGACGGCAGCAGCCGTGCGGTGCACGCCGTGGTCGACTCGCGTGAGCAGGTCCTCGTCCCGTGGCCCTCGGCCCCCCTGCGTTCGCGCGACGCGGTACGCCTGCGGGTCCGCGTCGAAGGCGACGGCGAGGACGGCGCGTGGAGCCCGTGGAGCGGGTGGGCGACCGCCGAGGTCGGGCTGCTCGACGCGACCGACTGGGTCGCCCGCATGGTCGGCCCCGCGGAGCCCGAGCCCACCGGAGCGGCTGACGAGGCGGCCGCCGGCAGGCGCCGCCCGCCGCTGGTCCGCACCGAGCTGAGCGTCGACCAGCCGGTCCGCTCCGCACGGCTCTACGTCACCGCGCACGGCCTGGTCGAGGTCGAGATCGACGGCGCCCGCGTCGGGCGCGACGAGCTCGTGCCCGGCTGGACCAGCTACACCCACCGGCTGCGCTACCTCACGTACGACGTGACCGACCTGCTCGGCGCCGCCGGGCCGCACGCGATCGGGGCACGCCTGGCCGACGGCTGGTACCGCGGGCACATCGGGTTCGAGGGCGGCACGCACGACAACTTCGGCTCCGACATCGGTCTGCTCGCCCAGCTCGAGCTCGTGCTCGCCGACGGCACCCGGCAGACCTTTGCGACGGGCCCCGGGTGGCGGACCTCGGTCGGTGAGCTCGTCTCGACCGGGCTCTACGAGGGCGAGCACCACGACGAACGGCTCGCCGTGCCCGGGTGGTCCCGGCCCGGGTTCGACGACACCGCCTGGGCGCCGGTGCAGGTCACCGAGATCGACCTGGCGACGCTCGCCGCCCCGGACGGCGCACCCGTGCGCTGCACCGACGAGCTGCGACCCGTGAGCGTCGACCGGCGCCCCGACGGGCGGCTGCTGCTCGACTTCGGGCAGAACCACGCCGGACGGCTGCGCATCCGCCCGCACGGACCGGCAGGCACGACGATCCGGCTGCGGCACGCCGAGGTGCTCGAGGACGGCGAGCTGTGCACGCGCCCGCTGCGCGGCGCCGCAGCCACCGACGTGCTCGTGCTCGGCCAGGACGGCCCGCACGAGTGGGAGCCCCGGTTCACCATCCACGGCTACCGCTACGCCGAGATCACCGGCTGGGTCGGCGAGCTCGGACCCGACGACGTCGTCTCGCGCGTGCTGCACACCGACATGGAGCGCACCGGTTGGTTCCGCTGCTCCGAGCCCGACGTGGAGCGCCTGCACGAGAACGTCGTGTGGTCCCTGCGGTCGAACTTCGTCGACATCCCCACCGACTGCCCGCAGCGCGACGAGCGGCTCGGCTGGACGGGTGACATCCAGGTGTTCACCCCGACGGCCTCGTTCCTGTACGACACCGCCGGGATGCTCGCCGAGTGGCTGCGCAGCGTGTCGGCCGAGCAGCAGCGGTACGGCACCGTGCCCTGGTACGTGCCGTTCATCCCGGGCGGGCACTGGTGGGACCCGACCAAGCCCGGGGCCGTGTGGGGCGACGTCGCCACCCTGACCCCGTGGGCGCTGCACGAGCGGTTCGCGGACCGTGACCTGCTCGCCCGGCAGTACCCGAGCGCCAAGGCGTGGGTCGAGCAGGTCGAGGGGCTGGCCGGTCCGGGCCGCGTGTGGGACCAGAACCTGCAGCTGGGCGACTGGCTGGACCCGACCGCGCCGCCCGAGAACCCGCTCCAGGCGCGCACCGACCCGCACCTGGTGGCCACGGCGTACTTCGCCCGGTCTGCCCGCGTGCTCGCCCGGAGCGCCGCCGTGCTCGGGCTCGAGGAGGACGCGGTCCGGTTCGACCGGCTCGCCGACGAGGTGCGCGACGCCTTCGCCGCGCGGTACGTCGACGCCGACGGGCACGTCGCGGGGGACACCCAGACGGGTCACGCGCTCGCGCTCGTCTTCGACCTGCTGCCCGACGAGCGTGCGCGCGCGGCCGCCGCGACCCGGCTGGCCGGGCTCGTCGAGGAGTCGGGCGGCACGATCGCCACCGGGTTCGCCGGCACGCCCGTGGTGTGCGACGCCCTCAGTGCCGGCGGTGCGGTGACCAGCGCCTACCGGCTGCTGCTCGAGCGACGCTGCCCGTCCTGGCTCTACCCCGTGACCATGGGTGCCACGACCACCTGGGAGCGGTGGGACAGCCTGCTGCCCGACGGCACGGTCAACCCCGGCGACATGACCTCGTTCAACCACTACGCGCTCGGGGCGGTCGCCGACTGGCTGCACCGCGTCGTGGCCGGTCTGGCACCCGACGCCCCCGGCTACCGACGGATCCGGGTCGCCCCGCGGCCCGGCGGCGGCCTCACGCACGCCGGCGCGACGCACCTGACCCCGTACGGCACGGCGTCGGTCGACTGGCGGGTGAGCGCGGGACGGTTCGTCCTGACGGCCGTCGTCCCCGTCGGCACGACGGCCGTCCTCGACCTTCCCGGGCAGGCGCCGCGCACGCTCGGCCACGGTGAGCACACGGTGGAGCTGCCCGCCGAGGCCGTCGTGGCGTCAGGAGTGTCTGAGGGGGAGGCGTCGAGGAGTGGCCTAGCCTGA
- a CDS encoding transketolase — protein MTVTVPPLGLVHDPGPIPLLPAPDREIAVLGRTPVGADRDAVVAHLAQASYEVRRRAVQTVHDAGLGHIGGEFSITDVLVTLYLHVMNISPEQVAEGDPERDRVVLSKGHAANALYTVLAVGGYIAPEALRTFMQPESMLNGHPARGKIRAVEANTGPLGHGLPIAVGTAVAAQIDGSPRRTFVLLGDGELQEGSNWEALMTAGHRGLSNLCAVVDRNRLQQGARVADTNDLEPLADKVRAFGWDVVEVDGHDHAALLDAFAGVPAASGRPTFVIARTDKGHPVSYMRDHVAWHHKVPSAEQVTQALAELDALAGGQEEK, from the coding sequence ATGACGGTCACGGTCCCGCCGCTCGGGCTGGTGCACGACCCCGGACCCATCCCCCTGCTGCCGGCCCCCGACCGGGAGATCGCGGTGCTCGGCCGCACCCCCGTCGGTGCCGACCGGGACGCCGTCGTCGCGCACCTGGCGCAGGCCTCGTACGAGGTGCGCCGCAGGGCCGTGCAGACCGTGCACGACGCGGGCCTCGGTCACATCGGCGGCGAGTTCTCCATCACCGACGTGCTGGTCACGCTGTACCTGCACGTGATGAACATCAGCCCGGAGCAGGTCGCCGAGGGCGACCCCGAGCGCGACCGGGTGGTGCTGTCCAAGGGGCACGCCGCCAACGCGCTCTACACGGTGCTCGCCGTCGGCGGGTACATCGCCCCGGAAGCGCTGCGCACGTTCATGCAGCCCGAGTCGATGCTCAACGGGCACCCGGCCCGCGGGAAGATCCGCGCCGTCGAGGCGAACACCGGCCCGCTAGGGCACGGGCTGCCGATCGCGGTCGGCACGGCCGTGGCCGCGCAGATCGACGGCTCGCCGCGGCGCACGTTCGTGCTGCTCGGTGACGGCGAGCTTCAGGAGGGCTCCAACTGGGAGGCCCTCATGACAGCCGGTCACCGGGGCCTGTCGAACCTGTGCGCGGTCGTCGACCGCAACCGGCTCCAGCAGGGTGCCCGCGTGGCCGACACCAACGACCTCGAGCCGCTGGCCGACAAGGTGCGCGCGTTCGGCTGGGACGTCGTCGAGGTCGACGGCCACGACCACGCGGCTCTGCTCGACGCGTTCGCCGGGGTGCCGGCCGCGTCCGGCCGACCGACGTTCGTCATCGCCCGCACCGACAAGGGCCACCCCGTCAGCTACATGCGCGACCACGTCGCGTGGCACCACAAGGTGCCCTCGGCCGAGCAGGTCACCCAGGCGCTCGCCGAGCTCGACGCCCTCGCGGGCGGGCAGGAGGAGAAGTGA
- the ribB gene encoding 3,4-dihydroxy-2-butanone-4-phosphate synthase: MSRVDDAVEAIAAGRAVVVTDQADREDEGDLVVAADAIIAAHIAFMMTHCRGLICVPMTQGALDRLALPPMVARNTESHRTAFTVSVDAAAGITTGISAADRATTVRVLVDPASTPDDLARPGHVFPLAAVEGGVRERPGHTEAAVDLARLAGRDPSGVICEIAADDGTMLRGADLAAFAQRHGLPLVSIEELREHLAAREG, from the coding sequence ATGTCCAGGGTCGACGACGCCGTCGAGGCCATCGCCGCAGGGCGGGCCGTCGTGGTCACCGACCAGGCAGACCGGGAGGACGAGGGCGACCTCGTCGTCGCCGCGGACGCGATCATCGCCGCGCACATCGCGTTCATGATGACCCACTGCCGTGGCCTGATCTGCGTGCCGATGACGCAGGGCGCCCTCGACCGCCTCGCGCTGCCGCCGATGGTCGCGCGGAACACCGAGTCGCACCGCACCGCGTTCACCGTCTCGGTCGACGCGGCCGCCGGCATCACGACCGGGATCAGCGCGGCCGACCGTGCCACTACGGTGCGCGTGCTCGTCGACCCCGCGAGCACCCCCGACGACCTCGCCCGGCCCGGGCACGTGTTCCCGCTCGCCGCAGTCGAGGGCGGGGTGCGCGAGCGCCCCGGGCACACCGAGGCGGCCGTCGACCTGGCCCGGCTCGCCGGGCGTGACCCGTCCGGCGTGATCTGCGAGATCGCCGCGGACGACGGCACGATGCTGCGCGGGGCGGACCTCGCGGCGTTCGCGCAGCGGCACGGCCTGCCGCTCGTCTCGATCGAGGAGCTGCGCGAGCACCTCGCCGCCCGCGAGGGCTGA
- a CDS encoding sugar-binding transcriptional regulator: MTATSGAPRGGRRLGHPDEQTRLMAKVARMYHERGLRQSEIAAELHISQPRVSRLLKRAVELGVVRITISVPSGVHTDLEDALEARFGLAEAVVTDTGSSDADDEGSVERALGAAAAVYLETTLIGGDSIGISSWSSTLLAAVEAMRPSTGQVVEEVVQLVGGVGDPRVQVEATRLLSSFASATGATPVFLPAPGLLGSSQARESLMGDPSVTQVTAHWAALTTALVGIGTLDPSPLLRSSGNGISDADQDQLRTLGAVGDVCLRFFDAEGVPVASGLDERVIGVSAADLRRIPRRIAVAGGVRKVSAIRGALRGGWANVLVTDVTAAQVLLGG, from the coding sequence GTGACGGCGACCAGCGGAGCACCCCGAGGCGGACGACGCCTCGGGCACCCCGACGAGCAGACGCGCCTCATGGCCAAGGTCGCCCGCATGTACCACGAGCGTGGCCTGCGCCAGTCGGAGATCGCCGCCGAGCTGCACATCTCCCAGCCGCGCGTGTCCCGGCTGCTCAAGCGGGCCGTCGAGCTCGGCGTCGTGCGCATCACCATCTCCGTCCCGTCGGGCGTGCACACCGACCTCGAGGACGCCCTCGAGGCACGGTTCGGCCTGGCCGAGGCCGTGGTCACGGACACCGGCAGCAGCGACGCGGACGACGAGGGCAGCGTCGAACGCGCACTCGGTGCCGCGGCGGCGGTCTACCTGGAGACCACGCTCATCGGCGGCGACTCCATCGGGATCTCGTCGTGGAGCTCGACGCTGCTCGCGGCCGTCGAGGCCATGCGCCCCTCGACCGGCCAGGTCGTCGAGGAGGTCGTCCAGCTCGTCGGCGGCGTCGGGGACCCGCGCGTGCAGGTCGAGGCCACCCGTCTGCTCTCCTCGTTCGCCTCGGCGACCGGGGCGACGCCGGTGTTCCTTCCGGCCCCCGGCCTGCTCGGCAGCAGCCAGGCGCGCGAGAGCCTCATGGGCGACCCGTCGGTCACCCAGGTGACGGCGCACTGGGCCGCACTGACCACCGCACTGGTCGGCATCGGCACGCTCGACCCCTCCCCCTTGCTGCGCAGCAGCGGCAACGGGATCTCGGACGCCGACCAGGACCAGCTGCGCACGCTCGGTGCCGTCGGCGACGTGTGCCTGCGGTTCTTCGACGCCGAGGGTGTGCCCGTGGCGTCGGGCCTGGACGAGCGGGTCATCGGGGTCAGTGCCGCGGACCTGCGGCGCATCCCGCGCCGCATCGCGGTGGCGGGCGGCGTCCGCAAGGTGTCGGCCATCCGCGGCGCCCTGCGCGGCGGGTGGGCGAACGTGCTGGTCACCGATGTGACGGCCGCCCAGGTGCTGCTCGGCGGCTGA
- a CDS encoding LacI family DNA-binding transcriptional regulator, with product MVPAARPRRASITDVARAAHVSVGTVSNVLNRPDRVAPQTRARVTEAIAALSFVPNAPARQLRAGTVTTVGVVVLDIRNPFFTDMARGVEDRLAQDDFTLMLASSDDSPERERRFLRLFEEHGVAGVLVVTTGDDVSHLREVMDRGVDVVLLDSPSPDASIPSVAVDDVAGGEAAARHILQLGHRRIAVLNGSHGIRQCRDRFEGVLRAVRAAGLDPDEVVEEVPLATLDAAGGEAAITALLARDGAGLPSGLFCVNDLVAIGAQRGLRRAGHPLPGDLALVGYDDIDVAAELAVPLTSVRQPTHELGFRAADILLSRRTGTATGTDHVVFQPELVVRASSQPAR from the coding sequence GTGGTCCCGGCTGCACGCCCACGGCGCGCGTCCATCACGGACGTCGCGCGGGCGGCGCACGTGTCCGTCGGCACGGTGTCCAACGTGCTCAACCGTCCCGACCGGGTCGCCCCGCAGACGCGCGCCCGGGTGACCGAGGCGATCGCCGCGCTGTCGTTCGTGCCGAACGCCCCCGCGCGTCAGCTGCGCGCCGGCACGGTCACCACCGTCGGCGTCGTCGTGCTCGACATCCGTAACCCGTTCTTCACCGACATGGCCCGCGGCGTCGAGGACCGGCTCGCGCAGGACGACTTCACGCTCATGCTCGCCAGCTCCGACGACAGCCCCGAGCGTGAGCGGCGGTTCCTGCGGCTGTTCGAGGAGCACGGGGTCGCGGGCGTGCTCGTGGTGACCACCGGGGACGACGTGTCGCACCTGCGCGAGGTCATGGACCGCGGCGTCGACGTGGTCCTGCTCGACTCCCCGTCGCCGGACGCCTCGATCCCGTCGGTCGCGGTCGACGACGTCGCCGGGGGAGAGGCTGCCGCGCGGCACATCCTGCAGCTCGGGCACCGGCGGATCGCCGTGCTCAACGGCTCGCACGGCATCCGGCAGTGCCGCGACCGGTTCGAGGGCGTGCTGCGGGCCGTGCGCGCGGCCGGGCTCGACCCGGACGAGGTCGTCGAGGAGGTCCCGCTGGCCACGCTCGACGCGGCCGGCGGCGAGGCGGCGATCACCGCGCTGCTCGCGCGCGACGGCGCCGGGCTCCCCTCGGGTCTGTTCTGCGTGAACGACCTGGTGGCGATCGGTGCGCAGCGCGGGCTGCGCCGGGCCGGGCACCCGCTGCCGGGCGACCTGGCGCTGGTCGGCTACGACGACATCGACGTGGCCGCCGAGCTGGCCGTGCCGCTGACCTCGGTGCGGCAGCCGACGCACGAGCTGGGCTTCCGTGCCGCCGACATCCTGCTGTCCCGTCGGACCGGGACGGCGACCGGGACCGACCACGTCGTGTTCCAGCCCGAGCTCGTCGTCCGGGCGTCCAGCCAGCCCGCCCGCTGA